The DNA sequence GGTGTGGTGAACATAGGTGTTGCAATATAAAATGGATTGAATAGATTACATGTGATCGGGTCAAGATCAATATTCATCATTCACTCGACACATGTTTGTGCACCTAGTTCTGATTGAAAGACCAAATCTATATGTCCATGCGTGTTCAATACGAAGTCTTCAAAGTTCATGCGTTCGCGTCCTATCAGATTCCAATACAAAAACAAAATATACTTGTCCGCATCCAATACAAAGTCCTCATAGCTCATACACTCATGTCCAATTACTAAGGTTCACTCAAAAAAATTTGCCCCCCGTACAATGCAAAGACATTTACCTAGTAATAAATAAATTTTAACTGTAGGGGTTTTGGGCCATCCAGgctcttcaaaaaaaaaaaaaaaaagctaacaCCAGGGGCAGCTGTGTTAAGTCAATTGCCAATGTAAATGGATCTCCAAGGATGTTGGAAGCCCTATGCTAGAAAGGACACATCTTTTCAGTCCTAGGGCAGTGTCAGTTCTGAAAACTGCCTAAGACCGACCATAGATATCATCTCCGCTGTAGTGTATGTTTAACGAAGCAGTAATAGAAAAGCTTTGTGTGTTTTTAATGTGTAAAAGTTGAACAGAACTGTATTTATGCTTCATAGTTGATAAACAAACTGACGTGATAGGACCGACATACAATTCAAAAGAGCCAACGCATGCATTCTTCTTCAGTGCATTTTTACATCTGTAATGTACTTTGCACTAAAACCATGAAAGCTTTTTTGACATTAAGGCACGTGAAAAGGATAAGACCACCAAAAATCAGTGGAGTGTTCAGTTCTACTGGGGTCTTCACATTTCAATTGGAACATCATAAGGCGTCGCAACAAGGTGTAGCTGGTTGCGTCTCCTTGCTGTTGAGCCAACTATTGTTTCCATGTTGACCTCCTCTGGGAGCATTTTGCCTGGAAGGCTCCAATCAAAGTAGTAGAGAAGCCGTGCCACTATGAGCTCCAATGTGGCCATCCCGAAGCCCGAGCCAGGACACATCCTCCTCCCACTACCAAATGGCAAGTAATAAAATTCTGTGCCTCTATATTCAGCCATTGTGTTCTCAAATCTTGCTGGCCTGAACTCCTCAGCATTGTCCCAGTACATTGGGCTTCTTGCAATTGCCCATGCATTGATGATCACCCTAGAACCTTTTGTGATCTCAAACCCACCAATGTCACAGGTGTTCCGGCAGAGACGGGGTAGGAGAAGGGGGAGAGGTGGGTGAAGCCGTAGTGTCTCCTTGATCACCATCCTCGTGTAGTGTAGCCTGTCCATACAAGATTCATGATGATGAGGGTTTATGTTGTTAAAGGCTTCCCGCACCTCTGCTTGCGCCTTAGCCATTTCTCCCGGATGTCGCATGAGCTCGGACATGACCCACTCAGCTAAAGATGAAATTGTTTCTGTCCCTCCTGTGAATAAATCCTACATTTCATTGATAGAAGAACAGTCAAAATGATGCATGAGGAAAAAAAACTGCTACCATACCCTAGTACTTATAAGTTTCAACTTTCAGTTTGAAACAGGAGATCCAAACTTTCAGATTAGTCTGCTGCTTAAGTTAAGTTCCTAGATAGTTGCATTCTATATCTGATATATAGTAACCGGCCTGTACTAGATCTGATATATAGTAACCTCTAATCCTTTTATGATGCCAAATATTTTTGGGTAGTTAGCCTCACAGTGCAGGACCTACAAATATGATGGCCTTGATGTTGGTGTTGTTGAAGGGGAATTCTAGGTCCTCCTCATCCCGGACCCTCAGCATGATGCTCAGAAGATCATTTTCTGCAGCAGCCTCATCCTCTCCTCCACCACTCTTAACCTTGCGTTCCTTCCTCCTCTGTTCACAGTCTTCGATGATCTTGTCGAACAATTCGTCGAGCTGCCGGTGCGCCCTCCACAGCCGGCGTGTCACACCAGTAACAACGTCCACGAACCACAGTGATGGGAACATGTCTGAGACGCAGAAACCCATGCTGTGGTTCAGCGCCACAGCCACTGCGGACAGGAACTGCTCTTTGCGCTCTTGGCTGCAGACATCGCCGAAGGTCGCCAGCGACGTTATTGTGTTGGTGCATGACACCAGCAGCCCACGGATGTTCACAGGTTTAGGTTTATTAGctccggcagcggcagcggcagcggcggtgGCACGGATCTCTGCAACCAGGGACATGGTTTGCCTCTCCCTGTAGGAAGCGAAGTGCCTGACCTTGCGCGCGCTGAGGAGCTCGATGGTGCAGAGCTTGCGCAGTGCCCGCCAGTAGCTGCCGTACGGCGCAAAGGCCACGTCGAGGTTGCCGTAGCAGATGATCCCCGGGCCGATGAGACACGGCCGTGACGCGAAGTCGAGGTCGTTGGCCTGGAGAACCTCCTGAGCTGCCGCCGGTGAGGAGACGATGACGGTGTCCGTCTGCCCCAGCCGCAGGTACATCACTGGCCCGTGCTTGTCGGCGAGCTCCCGGAGGGCAGCCTGTGGCTGCGAGGTGACCATGTGGTGGATGCTGCCGACGAAGGGGAGAGCCCATGGTCCCGGAGGACGCTTTTTCTTGGAGTTTGCTCTCGGACGCTGCCTCAAGGATGATACAAGGATCAGCAGTGAAAGGAGAAACAGGAAGATGAGGCCGATTCGGCTTATCTCCATGGACGATGCTAGCTGAATAGGAAGATGAGCAGTGAATAAAGGGTATTCAGATTTCTATACGTACAAATGCAACTTATCTCATCGGCATACGATCGAGATGACTTCTACTTATAGTAGAGTATAGTTTGTACTGTATATAAAACTATACTGAATTAGATACGTGTACATCCAAAAAAGAACACAAATCTAGTACAGTAGTAATAACGAATTGTAGTATCTTGAGTATTCTCTTGACATTAATTTTGGACACCAAAGAAACTATCTAAGTTTCTATATTGAACTACCATTATGGCATCGTTGCAATTAAGAGTGTAGTCTACCACTCAATGTCCTTAACAATGCAAAGAGAGCGGTCACAACACAAAGATAATCAAGTTATTTTCTCTGTTGGTATCGAAGAGGAATTTTCTAATGTGTGAGCTGTGGGACTAGTTGTTGATGACTAAGACCAAAATACAAAAAAACATAAGCTCTTCAGAGCTTGTGTCATATCAAAGACGAGAAAAATATAATCATGGAACATAAGACAGACTAGTATGAAATGACGGATGAAACAGCAGGGGAGCCACTGCATGCGCGACCTGATATGTAAGACAAAATGGTATCAACACACATCGAACAAACCCAGGTGGTCAAATATTCCAGTACTGTAGAAACGCATCATACGGGAATGTGCAACACCTTAGATAATGGGCTAATCCTGCCAATCAAATTTAGGTACCTCTCAAGATGTCTCCACCTGCTCTGCTGTGTTTCAATCTGAATCTGGTCAATTCCAGCACATGCAACTGTCGCTGTTGTATTTCATTAACGAGATAGCTAGCTGTCAACAACAGCTCCATTAATataacatactccctccgtcctataATATAGGATAttctagcattcaaaatttattcTCAAATACAAGGCATTCCCGAAATCAGAAACTAGTTTTGCATTTAAAATTTTCTATTTATCAACCAGTCACTACTAATTTTATTGATAATTAATACTGTCTTATATAGAAACAAAGTGAGGATATATGCATCTTTTGTTAATATGTCCTAGAAATTATAGAATACACATATTACAAGGGGAGTATAGAAACTGAGTCCTACGACTTGCCGGATGACGACAGTTGCGCACCATGACCATGACATTTTTGGAGTATTCGTAATATATGAAATACTTGTGACAGCTAATAAATAATGCAAATCATGAAGCTAGTCCACGAGTTAGTTAGAGGAAAGGAAAGCCGCCACACAATGTTTTTAAAAGACTTATACAGGACATGAATAAAGCTTGGGGCAGAAGCTAGCGCTTGTGCGGTTCTAATTCCTTGTTTTGATCTAAGAAGAAGCAGCAGGCCATGCGTATCTGACATTCTTGAGTAGTGTGGTGCTGGTGGCGGCCCATGTGGATCCAGCGAGCCCATAGTGGTGGCCCATGCGGATCCAGTGAGCATGCATGGATGGGTGGCCCATGTGGATCCATTGTGCTCGTGGCGGTGCTCATATAATAATGGAAATTAATAAAGAAGGATAAAAATCAAGCACGAGGTGATCACAATACGTATCTGACATGATGCAGCTGGTTGAGGCAGATGATAGAGATGGAAATAAAGAAAAGCACCAATTATGATCGAAGGATTAAAATGGGCCCCACTATATCACCTAGATAAGAATGAGCTTCTTACGCTAGTAGAAAAGAGTACAACGCCGATGTTCTTCTTTTATACCATAGACGGTTTTAGTTATCACATGTCCAACCGTCTGTAAAGATGGTTACATTTACATTGTGGTAATGTATCTTCACAGACGGTTTTCCACACAAGACGGTTTTTCTAAGGAACCAccactaaaaatcatatttctacatgcggttgcTTAAGAAAAAACCAActataaaaataatttaaaattgatttttttgagcttttcaaatgacctcatttaaaaaaactatcaaaatgaaagttgtagatctcgaaaagttatgaaattttatagttgataatttttcattgagatcatcttgtcgtcgaaaacaacgtttgaatttctcaaattttgtaaatgacctcagatggagaaactaccaatataaaagttgtagatcttgaaaagttatgaaactttatagttgacatcttttccatttgaatctgTTGGGCCTCAAATAATTAATGTATGTCCAGTTTAGGATAAtttgtggggaactaaactctaatataaacacatttgagtgataggtggagtggaaGAGGAGGTTACGCGCGAGGGCGAGGTCTGAGGTTCGAATCCCACTAGCCGTGTAGCGCGCAATTTTACGTGAAAGATTGCGCGACTTGTGACTTAGCCAGTGGGAAAAAATTCCACAAGCGATTCCTAAGAGAGTCGTCTCTGGAAATATTTTCTACAGGCGGCTCACAAGGAACCACATGTGGAATTAGCTCATTTCTACTGGCCTCCAACGCAGGCGGTATTGAAAACGCTAGTAGAAATAGGTTACCAACCGCCTATATAGTATTGCCCCTATACTAGTGTGATCTTCGGACCATGCATACAGAGACATGTCTATACCCATTTAGGCTGGCTCTACGACTCGAATATAGATTGAAGATCTAAACGGGTGATCTAcgagtttagggaccgagatgataCGACtcaataattttaagaacttaAACATGTGTTTTATGAGTTTTGATTCCGGCCAAGATGACACAACCAAACAAGTTTGATGACCTAAATGGTTGATTCACATGTTTTGAGACAAGGATGACACAGTGAACAAGTATGATGATCTAAACATATGATTTATGAGTTTAGGGTTGCTATTTTTATAagtattttgaattttgaatattttagctactaaatgaaataaaattaaaaaaatttcaaCTAAGAAACACGGGAACCATATAAACATGTATAAGAGTGATTGCAAGTGCGCATAAGCGACATTCAAGTCAGACAACACCAATGCATTCGTTTAAGGCCACATAGAGTATCTATCGGCTACTTTTGGTTGCTCCAAGGGTACCCTCCCCTTCACTTACCTTGGTTTATCCCTGGGAACGACAAAGCCCAAAATTGTAGATTTCTTACCTTTAGTAAATTAATAAATGTGAAAGGAGGCTTGGGGGGATCTATTCCATGTTAAATCAAGCAGGCAGACTTCAAGTCACGAATGCAGTTTTCTCAGCTTTGCCAACCTTCTACCTTGGAGCTCCCAAAAGCAGTCATAAAGCAAATTGATAAATTCAGAAGAAATTGCTTGTGGAGGGGATCTAATGTAAATGGACGAGGAGGGCCCAAAGTAGCTTGGAAAATGGTctgtaaagaaaaaaaaggaaggagGCCTTGGCATCATTAACCTACAAGTGCAAAATCAATCTCTGTTGATGAAAAACCTAAATAAATTCTTCAACAAAAAAGACATTCCATGGGTCAATCTAGTGTGGGAAAAACACTAGAGAAATAATAGGCTACCAGGAATTGTGAAAAGAGGTCCTTTTGGTAGAGAGATATTATGAAGTTGTTAGACATTTTCAAACAACTGGCCAATGTTCAAGTCAAAAGCGGGAAAACTTGTTTTTTCTGGCAAGACAATTGGCATCCTAACTCTCAACCGTTGCAGTTGCTCTTCcctcaagccttttcctttgtcAGAAACAAGCATATCACAGTCAAAAGCAGGCCTTTGAACAGGATGATCTCACCAGTCTGTTTATCCTCCCCCTCTCCCAAATTTCCTTTGATCAAGTACAGGAAATAGATCAGATAAGAGAAGCAACGTCTTTGGAAGAGCACGTCAATGACACCTGGACTTATTCAAGGGGGACCCCGTTTTTCACATCAAAAACTGCTTACAGGCACATCTCAGGTCACCAAGATATTGAGGCGCCTTCAAATGGCTATGGAAGTGTTTTTGCCAACCAAAACACAAAGTCTTCTTTTGGCTCCTAATGAATGATAGGCTAAATACGAGAAACTTACTAAGAAGAAAACAGATGCAACTGGATTCCTTTAGTTGTGTGTTCTGCCTCTCTACACAGGAGGAAACCTTGGAACACTTCTTCTGGCAATGCCCTTTTGCACAACAATGTTGGGGGATTTTAAATCTCAGTACGGTCCAGGGAGAAGGAACCTTTGTTAACATTATGGCAATCAAAGATCAGTTGCAAAGTCAGTTCTTTATGATCGCCATCGTCTTAATGGCATGGACAATCTGGCAGGCCAGAAATGACATGATATTCAACAATAATCAGATGCATTTCCAGCAATGCAGAGAAAGTTTCTTCAAAGAATTACGGCTTGTCGCTCTGAGAATGAAAGTAGGCCTTTCTAATTTTTTTGATCAATGGATCCTAAGCCTGTAATTGATTCTTGCAAtagctttcttttctttctttgtttctttgtCTCTTGATTTTGTTCTGTAACTCCTTTCTAACCCCTATGTAACTTCTTCCCTGCTTGTTTGTACTTACTTTTAAATAAATTCCTGCAGGGACTCTAGGCCCTCCAGTTCAGTAAAAAAAAAGTCCTACTGCAGCTcataaaattcataaatttGAACCCTGGTACACTAGCTCCTAGTTTATTTTCATGGAAAAGATAAAATATTATCTCTTTCCTAGGAGCTCCACCAAAAGAGAGACCTTATTCTTTTATCAAGATGAAATCTGCATTGGTCCAACCATATATGCCTGATCTCCATTATTAAGAAAGTAAACTAGGAACGACGACCATGGTGTCTGAAATGAAGAACATAATTTCATTATATAACAAAGATGTGTGATCCGTATTTTCTTGTACAACCACAAAAACTGACACACACACATGAGGTTCCAACCTGTTTTCTTGTACAACCATGATTTTAGCGGTCGGCAAAGCCCAGTTTTCATGTAGTGCGTACTGCCATATTTCATCTTATATATATAGCTATATATTATATGATGGTAAATATAGAGAGGGTTGAACAATCTTATTATTAATTATGCAACACTGATCCTGCAAAGGTGAGTCCAGAACCTCGAGTGGCCTCCTCAACAATCTTATCCAGCCTCGCCGCCATGTCCACCGTCATGTAGTTTTTCCAGTCACCAACCTTTCCCTTCCTGAAGTACGCCTCATTCCTGAAGGACAGCACCGTAGTGCCATTCTTGTTCACCTCCATGCTCTTCAGACTCTCCAAGCTGCAGAGCTCCACGATCTGCTCCACGACCccatccccctcctcctcctcctcgaacGCACACCCCATGAACGCTGCTAGCTTCTTGACATTACCGACCGGATCACCCAGCATGTCTTCGTACCTCAGGAACAGCACCTCGTTGGGCCTCCTCTGGCTCTCATGCCAGAACTCCATGGCGTTGAGCCAGTAGGGGCCTCCAGGGTACCGTCCCTCGCAGAAGAGCTCGAAGACGTCCTCGAATTTGGTCAggcctgctgccgccgccgacgaGTCGCCGACCcaggcgccgccgccaccggcaGCGGCCAAAGTCGGTCCCTCCTTGAGGTGGAAGTTCCAGAAGGAGACCAGCATGTCCTTGGGATCCCGGCACACGTACACGAGCCGGCACCCGGAGCCCTCCGCCGTGATGGCATCAGGAAGCAGGGAGTAGGGCACGTGTGTTTGTACCAGCAGTGGCCGTGATGGAGAACGGAGGAgggcctcgtcgtcgtcgtcgtccttggtCACCATCATCTCCAGGAAGCCGACGCAGTCGTGGGGGTTGTGGTGCCTGAGCGGGTGCTGGGCGTCGGACGGCGAGTGCGTGGCACGGTTCAGCGTCGCGAAGGCGAGGGCCTTGAGCCAGGTGGTGCCGGATTTCGGCAAGCTGGCCAGCAAGATGTCAGGTGGGTTGGACTTGATGCGTGTGTGAGCGGCAGCGATGGCGTTTTGCATGATCTCGGCGAGCCAGAAGCCTCCGTACTGCCCATggttctccttcctcctcgcgGTGGTGGTGTTCAGCTGTGTTTTTCAGAATAAGCATTTAGTACGTACTTCAGCTCAATTGATGAAAGAACAAAGAACGGGAttgaattgccaaataaaactcACCAGAATGTCATCCTCCATGAGCTCCCTCCTGGCGACTGCTGACTCCCCCAACCATCAGAAACTGCATCTGCATGTATATTAATGGAGGTGGACTTTTTTTATTTACCAACAGGTGGTCCCTTTTGCTCGCCTCGTAAAATCAATTTACAGAGACGGTCAACATAAAATAACTGTCTAAAAAATTAATCTATTTTCAAAGACGGTCATATTAAAGGAACTGTCTCCATAAATCAATATACGGAGGCGGGCAGGTTATATGGCTCGTCTCTAAAAATAGTGGCCCAGATAGCCTAAAATTCGGCCCAATATCGCACTCATCATATATATACGATGAGTTAGGGTTCTGTTTCAATTGTTCagtctctctccctccctcacaTTCCTTCCTCATATgcgcctccctccctccctccctcatgCCCTCCCATCGCACACCCTCTCCCTCCTCTGACTCTATCTTCGACTGGCCCTAGTGGAGGGCCTGGTGGCTGGTGCCACGTACCCAGGGAGTGGAGGCCGTGTGCGCCAGCCGCGAGGGTCCGTGCAATCATGACGGTGGAGGCCGCGCATGCCTGGCCATGAGGTTCCATGCGCTCCGGGCAATGGAGGCCCCACATGCTCGGTGACGGCGGGCATGGCGCCTGGCAATGGCGGCCAGCTAGCAGCGGCACGACACACCTTCGAGCAGCGGCGCGACACCCCTCCCACTCTGAGCAAGGCAAAGGCGCTCCTCTCCAACCCTAGCAGCGGCAGCGGTGCTGGAGCGGGGCCTCCAGTGCCTGCGCATCAGATCCAGTGTTGGGGCTTACTGATCCGACGGATCCAGCCTCGAGGCTCGTGGATCCGGTGAGCTCGCTAGTGTGTCCGCTCTCCGAAGGTGGATCGAGGGCTGGCATAGGCGTGGTGGCAGAGCACCAGTGAGTTGCTcgatcttctccttctccgaCGCCAAGCGTGGGGCCCGACCATTTCTCATGGTGCTCAAATCCAGCGAGCAGAGCGGCGGATCCAGCGGATCCGATGAGCAGTAGTAGCCACCCGTGGATGAGCTTGGTTGGCTTGTGGATGGGCTCGGCAGGCCTATTCAtatgattttattttttttctggtTTTCATAacaattaaccgaggcgggcaaagCACCTGCTTCCATGGTCTGTGCATTAACCGTGACCTTTCATTAGAGGCGGTTGCTTATGCCTACCTCCAATAATCAAAAGTGACAACCTCCATTAAATTTTATGTACTAGTGTGCCAACCTTGAACTGTATTCTTTTTGCTGTTATGACATAGTGGTGTTTAGttagagcactcacaatgcaagactctatcacagagtccaagacaattaattacatattatttatgatattttgctaatgtggcagcatatttattgaagaaagtggtggaaaaaataagactccaagtcttatttagactctaagcccacattgtttgaggtaataaataacttttaaactctatgataaagtctgcattgtgagtgcccttaataAATGTACTGTTAATATATTTTGTTCATGTTATACATATATCGTTCTCACCTATGCACGAAGGACAAGTTTGAGGTAGGAGGAAGAATCTCCTAGCTAGCAATACTAAGATGCCCTATATTTAATCAACAGTTGTGTGCATCACTATAGGCCTTgttttagttcgcgaaaagatAAGTTTTTAAATATTGTAACATATTTGTAACGAtaacaattagtgtccaatcatagagtaattaggctcaaaagatttgtctcgcaaaatacatttaaactgtacaattagttatttattatctatatttaatgctccatgcatttaTCTAAACATTCGATGGGATGGGGTGAAACGTTTTTGGATGGGATCAACTAAACAACGCATCATTATTAGTACGACTGTGCATCATTATCCTGGTCCTTTTAATTTGTGCATCGATCACTATTGCTCCGATGTGTCACTGATTGCAATCCCTCAGCGGTGCATCTAATTGGGAAGATTCTCTGATAACTTATCAATAGTGCATTTTGTTTCCTAGCCATGGGTGACATCTAAGCAGTGACGCATTTTGTTTACCTGTGTCACtcataatatatatttttgaCGCATTATTCCACCTTTCAGTGTCTCCTTTGTGCTGTTTTGGCAAGTGGGCGTTTAGTTAAGTGCATGGTTAATATGTTTTGTTCCCGTAGTACTTATGTCGACCTCAGCTGTATAGGCACGAAGGACATATTTGAGGTAGGAGGAAGAATCTCCTCAGCTATGTTCTATTTCACCAATAATTGTGTACATATGTATACATCATTATTTTTTTTGAGCAATCAACTACGCATCATGATTAGTCCGGCCTTGCATCACTATCCTGGTTTTTTTAATCTGCGCATGAATCATTATACCTGCTCTTAACTCATAGTTAGAAAAACTGATCCATAAATATTTCACACACAAGCTTTGTACGCATGTACCAACTGATAAGCATGCAGTATAATGACATATAAATCCATTATTGTTAGTGTCGTAGTCTTTAGTTGCTGGTCCATATATACTCCCTAATTTATCAAGAAGTCGTCACTTCGAGTTGCATACAGTGGCCATAGTCGTCATTAGCTCAAATGGCTGACAAATCAGTAAGCCTATCGTATGTTACATAAAAAAAGGGTAAGCAATATAATTATCACTTAATTTCAACAAATATAATAACACCAACAACAACTCCTACTTTCCTAGACATTCACACCAACATTTCAGGATTGATATTTCAGAGAGCTGGCCAATGTAACATCAGGTTGTGACACCTAATGCAAGCTAATGAGCTATGTGTCAAAGTTACGCTGAAAGGATAAGCACAGCCAGAGGGTCCTACAGCTGCTTGTACATGTATATATACCAGTCTCGGGAATGCATTTTACAATGCAATGACCCACACAAACACTTCGTGGTTTTATCATCGTTGCGCCAATAGGAGCTATACACGCACACATGAATTACTAGAGGCCTGCCTCTATTGCTCGATTGATCCTAAATAATTTGTAGTCGTCTGGCTAATTAATCAACACAACTCCTAGGGCAGCATGCAGCTAGATAGTCATGATATGTAATACTCATTGGGCACATACAAAATCATACTACTCGCTGCTTCAGAATGTTTGTCTcctttatttaattaattatttatgcgAGTGTTTTCTGCAGCCAATCATTGTTATTTGTTTGTTCTGCTTGTATATATGACTTGTGTCATTACTGCACTATTCATGTATATATGTAGATGGTGCCTCCCTCTAGTACACAAATAATTTTTGTAAGACGGTGTCCTTTTTATCACGGTAATGATATATAACAAACGTCTAGACGGATGGACGTTGTTCTATGCTCACTTCCCGCATCCGCTCATTCCTCGCCCACTTCCCCCATCATGGCATCTCCGCACCACGCCGGGACAATAACTGAGTTCAATCCGGAATTGATCCTGAGAAGATCAAGAAAACGTTTCAAAACATGAAAGATAGGCAAATGCAATTGCCTAGGCGTAAATAAAGCTTCATCGTCACATGGTTAGTTGACTTTGTAtgtattttctataattttttatatCCTAAATGCTTGTACTTTGTGCTTTACTATCACTATGTCTAGTGAACCGTTTTGAGAGAGATTACTTTACTTATCGATCTCGCCATACCTTAATTTTTTTTCGTCCTCCGCCACTGATGCTGGCCGCTATTCACATGCTTTGCTTCTACGCCTAAAAATGCATGCTGGTTTCCCCTAAAATTCCTTGTCTCATACATGGGCTCTCACATTTTGTCATACCACAGTGGA is a window from the Sorghum bicolor cultivar BTx623 chromosome 5, Sorghum_bicolor_NCBIv3, whole genome shotgun sequence genome containing:
- the LOC8085991 gene encoding 9-beta-pimara-7,15-diene oxidase encodes the protein MEISRIGLIFLFLLSLLILVSSLRQRPRANSKKKRPPGPWALPFVGSIHHMVTSQPQAALRELADKHGPVMYLRLGQTDTVIVSSPAAAQEVLQANDLDFASRPCLIGPGIICYGNLDVAFAPYGSYWRALRKLCTIELLSARKVRHFASYRERQTMSLVAEIRATAAAAAAAGANKPKPVNIRGLLVSCTNTITSLATFGDVCSQERKEQFLSAVAVALNHSMGFCVSDMFPSLWFVDVVTGVTRRLWRAHRQLDELFDKIIEDCEQRRKERKVKSGGGEDEAAAENDLLSIMLRVRDEEDLEFPFNNTNIKAIIFDLFTGGTETISSLAEWVMSELMRHPGEMAKAQAEVREAFNNINPHHHESCMDRLHYTRMVIKETLRLHPPLPLLLPRLCRNTCDIGGFEITKGSRVIINAWAIARSPMYWDNAEEFRPARFENTMAEYRGTEFYYLPFGSGRRMCPGSGFGMATLELIVARLLYYFDWSLPGKMLPEEVNMETIVGSTARRRNQLHLVATPYDVPIEM
- the LOC8085992 gene encoding cytosolic sulfotransferase 10, whose product is MEDDILLNTTTARRKENHGQYGGFWLAEIMQNAIAAAHTRIKSNPPDILLASLPKSGTTWLKALAFATLNRATHSPSDAQHPLRHHNPHDCVGFLEMMVTKDDDDDEALLRSPSRPLLVQTHVPYSLLPDAITAEGSGCRLVYVCRDPKDMLVSFWNFHLKEGPTLAAAGGGGAWVGDSSAAAAGLTKFEDVFELFCEGRYPGGPYWLNAMEFWHESQRRPNEVLFLRYEDMLGDPVGNVKKLAAFMGCAFEEEEEGDGVVEQIVELCSLESLKSMEVNKNGTTVLSFRNEAYFRKGKVGDWKNYMTVDMAARLDKIVEEATRGSGLTFAGSVLHN